From Syngnathus typhle isolate RoL2023-S1 ecotype Sweden linkage group LG13, RoL_Styp_1.0, whole genome shotgun sequence, a single genomic window includes:
- the LOC133165067 gene encoding integrin alpha-6-like isoform X1, translating into MEGKTSGALRLLLAFLLGCARLSSAFNLDTEDVVRKDGDPESLFGFSMTMHRQLEPEDKRMLLVGAPRAKGFSGQTAKVTGGLYSCDMSSPSSSCARVQFDKDEDTKRESKENQWMGVTVNSQGPGGKVVACAHRYQRRTNVKTPIESRDIIGRCYVLSQDLEIDPLSSEDGGTWHFCDSRPRGHEMFGSCQQGLSATFDKNYHYLIFGAPGAYNWKGVVRLEQRNDTLLELGIYDDGPFEAGDENEKNPDLVPAPASSYLGFSLDSSKRLTKKGQLTVVAGAPRANHSGAIVLLKKGPDTGNILLEEYTVEGEGLASSFGYDLAVLDLNGDGWDDIVVGAPQYFEKDGEIGGATYVFVNKNGKWDKITPTRIDGPKDSMFGLAVENLGDINLDGYHDFAVGAPYDDDNSGNVYIYHGSKTGLHSKKAEQILSGKPAGVKMFGYSLAGNMDLDRNAYPDLAVGSLSDAVFVYRARPVIGIEKEVTYTPKQIDLTNKNCGDKFCMNVQACFTYNANPESYTPRLTVAYTMSVDADQRKKNLLPRASFIQQSASDSEYESKGTVVLDTKGRKQCITRQLAMQDNIRDKLRGVPIDVDVEIKNGQRKRRQSSSDMSPVLDAKDTVLTRSEIQFVKEGCGSDNICRSNLKVAHRYGYMTTKDDTFTPLPLENGVPVISLSKQRDIALEVKVTNQNGDDAHEARVVASFPRAITYSAFRSPPNLVTCTANKNGSLVTCELGNPFKRDAEKTFYIILGTATISVNTTEFEVDLRPDTTSEQPTLAAVKAKANVAIMLQLNMIGQVQPSQVQFSGKAKDQSAMKTERDIGSPVTHQIRIINSGRRLTDIGTATLHIDWPKTTEQNKWLLYLTKVTATGVNHIECTPKSEINPLKKDPSNTRYKRASQKTRKGDEGIISRLVDKGNAKILSCADGAKCVKIKCPLQGLDSNAVITLHSRLWNGTLLTDYNNLHHVEIIVKATLHVESTRKNMVLENAETEMTLTAYPERREARSGGVPWWIIVLSVLLVLLLLALLAFLLWKCGFFKRAKDEDKVPSYNAVRIKRKDRDANADWQNLEKKSWVTTWHDNKHYS; encoded by the exons ATGGAAGGCAAAACGTCAGGTGCACTGCGGCTGTTGCTCGCTTTCCTGCTGGGATGCGCTCGACTGTCTTCAGCCTTCAACCTGGACACCGAGGACGTCGTGCGCAAGGACGGAGATCCAGAAAGCCTTTTCGGTTTCTCCATGACCATGCACCGACAGCTAGAGCCAGAGGATAAAAGAAT GCTACTGGTCGGGGCCCCGAGAGCTAAAGGCTTTAGCGGTCAAACGGCAAAAGTGACGGGGGGACTGTACAGCTGCGACATGAGCTCACCTTCTTCAAGCTGTGCGCGAGTTCAATTTGATAAAGACG AGGACACTAAGAGAGAAAGCAAAGAGAATCAGTGGATGGGAGTGACGGTCAACAGTCAGGGGCCAGGAGGCAAAGTTGTG GCCTGTGCCCATCGATACCAGCGCAGGACCAATGTGAAGACCCCAATTGAATCCCGCGACATCATCGGCCGCTGTTACGTGCTGAGTCAGGATTTGGAAATCGACCCTTTATCCAGCGAGGATGGAGGAACATGGCATTTCTGCGACAGCAGGCCCAGAGGTCACGAGATGTTTGGCTCCTGCCAGCAGGGCCTCTCGGCCACTTTTGACAAGAACTATCATTACCTCATTTTTGGAGCTCCTGGAGCTTACAACTGGAAAG GTGTGGTACGTTTGGAACAAAGAAATGACACCCTCCTAGAGCTGGGCATTTATGACGACGGGCCTTTTGAGGCAGGGGATGAAAATGAGAAGAACCCCGATCTTGTCCCTGCACCTGCTAGCAGCTACCTCG GTTTCTCCCTGGACTCGAGTAAGCGTCTGACCAAGAAAGGTCAGCTGACGGTGGTGGCGGGCGCTCCCAGGGCCAATCACAGTGGTGCGATAGTTCTGCTCAAGAAAGGCCCCGATACTGGCAACATCTTGTTGGAAGAATACACAGTCGAAGGCGAGGGGCTGGCCTCGTCGTTCGGTTATGACCTGGCCGTGCTGGATCTCAACGGAGACGG CTGGGATGACATTGTGGTGGGAGCGCCTCAGTACTTTGAGAAAGATGGCGAGATTGGAGGCGCCACGTACGTCTTTGTCAACAAAAACGGAAAATGGGACAAGATCACCCCCACCAGAATTGACGGACCGAAGGACTCCATGTTTGGCTTGGCTGTGGAAAATCTGGGTGACATAAACCTGGATGGTTACCATG ATTTTGCCGTGGGAGCCCCTTACGACGATGACAATTCTGGAAATGTCTACATCTACCATGGATCAAAAACAGGACTCCATTCCAAAAAAGCAGAACAG ATTTTGTCTGGCAAGCCCGCGGGAGTGAAAATGTTCGGTTACTCTTTAGCGGGTAACATGGATCTGGATAGAAACGCCTACCCTGACCTGGCTGTGGGATCCCTCTCCGATGCCGTTTTTGTGTACAG AGCCCGCCCCGTCATCGGCATCGAGAAGGAAGTCACTTACACGCCAAAACAAATCGACCTGACTAATAAGAACTGTGGGGACAAGTTCTG CATGAACGTTCAAGCTTGCTTCACCTACAACGCCAACCCCGAGAGCTACACCCCGAGACTGA CGGTTGCATACACCATGTCGGTCGACGCTGACCAAAGAAAGAAGAATCTCCTCCCCAGGGCCTCCTTCATTCAACAGTCGGCTTCTGACAGCGAATATGAATCCAAAGGGACCGTGGTCTTGGATACCAAAGGAAGGAAGCAATGTATCACACGGCAGCTGGCCATGCAG GACAATATCCGCGACAAACTTCGAGGGGTACCCATCGACGTGGATGTGGAGATCAAGAACGGCCAACGCAAACGTAGACAGAGCTCATCTGATATGTCGCCTGTCCTCGACGCCAAAGACACAGTGCTGACACGCAGCGAG ATTCAATTTGTGAAAGAGGGTTGCGGCAGTGACAACATTTGCCGGAGTAACTTAAAGGTGGCGCACCGCTATGGCTACATGACAACTAAGGACGACACCTTCACACCGTTGCCATT GGAAAATGGCGTGCCGGTGATCTCGCTTAGCAAGCAGAGGGATATCGCCCTGGAGGTGAAAGTGACCAATCAGAACGGAGATGATGCGCACGAGGCACGAGTGGTGGCTTCCTTCCCACGTGCCATCACGTACTCCGCTTTCCGCAGCCCGCCCAAC CTTGTAACTTGCACGGCCAATAAGAATGGCTCTCTGGTGACTTGTGAACTCGGGAACCCCTTCAAACGCGACGCTGAG AAAACCTTCTACATTATTCTGGGAACAGCCACCATCTCAGTAAACACCACAGAATTCGAGGTTGATCTTCGACCGGATAC AACCAGCGAGCAGCCGACCCTCGCCGCTGTTAAAGCCAAGGCCAACGTGGCCATCATGTTGCAGCTGAATATGATCgg GCAAGTTCAGCCCTCGCAGGTGCAATTCTCAGGAAAAGCCAAAGATCAGTCTGCCATGAAAACAGAACGAGACATTGGAAGTCCTGTCACACATCAGATCAGA ATCATCAACAGCGGAAGGCGCTTGACAGATATTGGCACTGCCACCCTGCATATTGACTGGCCCAAGACCACCGAGCAGAACAAGTGGCTTCTCTACTTGACGAAGGTCACCGCCACAGGCGTGAACCACATAGAGTGTACGCCAAAATCGGAGATCAATCCTCTCAAAAAG gaccCCAGCAACACCAGGTACAAAAGGGCCTCACAAAAAACCCGGAAAGGTGACGAAGGAATTATTTCACGTTTGGTGGACAAGGGGAATGCTAAAATtctg TCATGTGCCGATGGGGCCAAGTGTGTGAAGATCAAGTGTCCCCTGCAAGGCCTGGACAGTAATGCTGTCATCACCCTTCACTCCCGTCTCTGGAACGGCACATTGTTGACG GATTACAACAATTTGCATCATGTGGAGATCATCGTCAAGGCGACTCTACATGTTGAGAGCACGAGAAAGAACATGGTGCTGGAGAACGCTGAAACCGAG atgACACTGACTGCATACCCTGAGAGGCGTGAGGCCCGAAGTGGAGGAGTCCCATGGTGGATCATTGTCTTGTCTGTTCTTCTGGTGCTGCTCTTACTGGCGCTGTTGGCGTTCCTTCTCTGGAAG TGCGGCTTCTTCAAACGGGCCAAAGACGAAGACAAAGTTCCCAGTTACAACGCAGTTCGGATCAAACGTAAGGACAGGGATGCGAATGCTGACTGGCAAAACCTGGAAAAGAAATCTTGGGTGACAACGTGGCATGACAACAAGCATTATTCTTAA
- the LOC133165067 gene encoding integrin alpha-6-like isoform X2, whose translation MEGKTSGALRLLLAFLLGCARLSSAFNLDTEDVVRKDGDPESLFGFSMTMHRQLEPEDKRMLLVGAPRAKGFSGQTAKVTGGLYSCDMSSPSSSCARVQFDKDEDTKRESKENQWMGVTVNSQGPGGKVVACAHRYQRRTNVKTPIESRDIIGRCYVLSQDLEIDPLSSEDGGTWHFCDSRPRGHEMFGSCQQGLSATFDKNYHYLIFGAPGAYNWKGVVRLEQRNDTLLELGIYDDGPFEAGDENEKNPDLVPAPASSYLGFSLDSSKRLTKKGQLTVVAGAPRANHSGAIVLLKKGPDTGNILLEEYTVEGEGLASSFGYDLAVLDLNGDGWDDIVVGAPQYFEKDGEIGGATYVFVNKNGKWDKITPTRIDGPKDSMFGLAVENLGDINLDGYHDFAVGAPYDDDNSGNVYIYHGSKTGLHSKKAEQILSGKPAGVKMFGYSLAGNMDLDRNAYPDLAVGSLSDAVFVYRARPVIGIEKEVTYTPKQIDLTNKNCGDKFCMNVQACFTYNANPESYTPRLTVAYTMSVDADQRKKNLLPRASFIQQSASDSEYESKGTVVLDTKGRKQCITRQLAMQDNIRDKLRGVPIDVDVEIKNGQRKRRQSSSDMSPVLDAKDTVLTRSEIQFVKEGCGSDNICRSNLKVAHRYGYMTTKDDTFTPLPLENGVPVISLSKQRDIALEVKVTNQNGDDAHEARVVASFPRAITYSAFRSPPNLVTCTANKNGSLVTCELGNPFKRDAEKTFYIILGTATISVNTTEFEVDLRPDTTSEQPTLAAVKAKANVAIMLQLNMIGQVQPSQVQFSGKAKDQSAMKTERDIGSPVTHQIRIINSGRRLTDIGTATLHIDWPKTTEQNKWLLYLTKVTATGVNHIECTPKSEINPLKKDPSNTRYKRASQKTRKGDEGIISRLVDKGNAKILSCADGAKCVKIKCPLQGLDSNAVITLHSRLWNGTLLTDYNNLHHVEIIVKATLHVESTRKNMVLENAETEMTLTAYPERREARSGGVPWWIIVLSVLLVLLLLALLAFLLWKCGVCRKRNKQDLSEKQKLTNA comes from the exons ATGGAAGGCAAAACGTCAGGTGCACTGCGGCTGTTGCTCGCTTTCCTGCTGGGATGCGCTCGACTGTCTTCAGCCTTCAACCTGGACACCGAGGACGTCGTGCGCAAGGACGGAGATCCAGAAAGCCTTTTCGGTTTCTCCATGACCATGCACCGACAGCTAGAGCCAGAGGATAAAAGAAT GCTACTGGTCGGGGCCCCGAGAGCTAAAGGCTTTAGCGGTCAAACGGCAAAAGTGACGGGGGGACTGTACAGCTGCGACATGAGCTCACCTTCTTCAAGCTGTGCGCGAGTTCAATTTGATAAAGACG AGGACACTAAGAGAGAAAGCAAAGAGAATCAGTGGATGGGAGTGACGGTCAACAGTCAGGGGCCAGGAGGCAAAGTTGTG GCCTGTGCCCATCGATACCAGCGCAGGACCAATGTGAAGACCCCAATTGAATCCCGCGACATCATCGGCCGCTGTTACGTGCTGAGTCAGGATTTGGAAATCGACCCTTTATCCAGCGAGGATGGAGGAACATGGCATTTCTGCGACAGCAGGCCCAGAGGTCACGAGATGTTTGGCTCCTGCCAGCAGGGCCTCTCGGCCACTTTTGACAAGAACTATCATTACCTCATTTTTGGAGCTCCTGGAGCTTACAACTGGAAAG GTGTGGTACGTTTGGAACAAAGAAATGACACCCTCCTAGAGCTGGGCATTTATGACGACGGGCCTTTTGAGGCAGGGGATGAAAATGAGAAGAACCCCGATCTTGTCCCTGCACCTGCTAGCAGCTACCTCG GTTTCTCCCTGGACTCGAGTAAGCGTCTGACCAAGAAAGGTCAGCTGACGGTGGTGGCGGGCGCTCCCAGGGCCAATCACAGTGGTGCGATAGTTCTGCTCAAGAAAGGCCCCGATACTGGCAACATCTTGTTGGAAGAATACACAGTCGAAGGCGAGGGGCTGGCCTCGTCGTTCGGTTATGACCTGGCCGTGCTGGATCTCAACGGAGACGG CTGGGATGACATTGTGGTGGGAGCGCCTCAGTACTTTGAGAAAGATGGCGAGATTGGAGGCGCCACGTACGTCTTTGTCAACAAAAACGGAAAATGGGACAAGATCACCCCCACCAGAATTGACGGACCGAAGGACTCCATGTTTGGCTTGGCTGTGGAAAATCTGGGTGACATAAACCTGGATGGTTACCATG ATTTTGCCGTGGGAGCCCCTTACGACGATGACAATTCTGGAAATGTCTACATCTACCATGGATCAAAAACAGGACTCCATTCCAAAAAAGCAGAACAG ATTTTGTCTGGCAAGCCCGCGGGAGTGAAAATGTTCGGTTACTCTTTAGCGGGTAACATGGATCTGGATAGAAACGCCTACCCTGACCTGGCTGTGGGATCCCTCTCCGATGCCGTTTTTGTGTACAG AGCCCGCCCCGTCATCGGCATCGAGAAGGAAGTCACTTACACGCCAAAACAAATCGACCTGACTAATAAGAACTGTGGGGACAAGTTCTG CATGAACGTTCAAGCTTGCTTCACCTACAACGCCAACCCCGAGAGCTACACCCCGAGACTGA CGGTTGCATACACCATGTCGGTCGACGCTGACCAAAGAAAGAAGAATCTCCTCCCCAGGGCCTCCTTCATTCAACAGTCGGCTTCTGACAGCGAATATGAATCCAAAGGGACCGTGGTCTTGGATACCAAAGGAAGGAAGCAATGTATCACACGGCAGCTGGCCATGCAG GACAATATCCGCGACAAACTTCGAGGGGTACCCATCGACGTGGATGTGGAGATCAAGAACGGCCAACGCAAACGTAGACAGAGCTCATCTGATATGTCGCCTGTCCTCGACGCCAAAGACACAGTGCTGACACGCAGCGAG ATTCAATTTGTGAAAGAGGGTTGCGGCAGTGACAACATTTGCCGGAGTAACTTAAAGGTGGCGCACCGCTATGGCTACATGACAACTAAGGACGACACCTTCACACCGTTGCCATT GGAAAATGGCGTGCCGGTGATCTCGCTTAGCAAGCAGAGGGATATCGCCCTGGAGGTGAAAGTGACCAATCAGAACGGAGATGATGCGCACGAGGCACGAGTGGTGGCTTCCTTCCCACGTGCCATCACGTACTCCGCTTTCCGCAGCCCGCCCAAC CTTGTAACTTGCACGGCCAATAAGAATGGCTCTCTGGTGACTTGTGAACTCGGGAACCCCTTCAAACGCGACGCTGAG AAAACCTTCTACATTATTCTGGGAACAGCCACCATCTCAGTAAACACCACAGAATTCGAGGTTGATCTTCGACCGGATAC AACCAGCGAGCAGCCGACCCTCGCCGCTGTTAAAGCCAAGGCCAACGTGGCCATCATGTTGCAGCTGAATATGATCgg GCAAGTTCAGCCCTCGCAGGTGCAATTCTCAGGAAAAGCCAAAGATCAGTCTGCCATGAAAACAGAACGAGACATTGGAAGTCCTGTCACACATCAGATCAGA ATCATCAACAGCGGAAGGCGCTTGACAGATATTGGCACTGCCACCCTGCATATTGACTGGCCCAAGACCACCGAGCAGAACAAGTGGCTTCTCTACTTGACGAAGGTCACCGCCACAGGCGTGAACCACATAGAGTGTACGCCAAAATCGGAGATCAATCCTCTCAAAAAG gaccCCAGCAACACCAGGTACAAAAGGGCCTCACAAAAAACCCGGAAAGGTGACGAAGGAATTATTTCACGTTTGGTGGACAAGGGGAATGCTAAAATtctg TCATGTGCCGATGGGGCCAAGTGTGTGAAGATCAAGTGTCCCCTGCAAGGCCTGGACAGTAATGCTGTCATCACCCTTCACTCCCGTCTCTGGAACGGCACATTGTTGACG GATTACAACAATTTGCATCATGTGGAGATCATCGTCAAGGCGACTCTACATGTTGAGAGCACGAGAAAGAACATGGTGCTGGAGAACGCTGAAACCGAG atgACACTGACTGCATACCCTGAGAGGCGTGAGGCCCGAAGTGGAGGAGTCCCATGGTGGATCATTGTCTTGTCTGTTCTTCTGGTGCTGCTCTTACTGGCGCTGTTGGCGTTCCTTCTCTGGAAG TGTGGAGTCTGTAGGAAAAGGAACAAACAGGACCTGTCAGAAAAACAGAAGCTGACAAatgcgtga